The Watersipora subatra chromosome 1, tzWatSuba1.1, whole genome shotgun sequence genome has a window encoding:
- the LOC137403854 gene encoding mesoderm-specific transcript homolog protein-like isoform X1, with amino-acid sequence MAAKSSCPAITITIGILAIAFATYIGWACPPPSQRLREWVKTDSSYFTTRGRKIFYKDAYGEGKLELSGTILLLHGFPTMSFDWIKMWPALTKNFNRVIAVDFLGYGMSDKPIGHHYSLIEQANLVTDLLKMLQVDSFHILSHDYGDSVAQELLARHNNGETAYEIRSACLLNGGMFKETNFPRPIQNLLTASPLAGDILSLLSNRYIFGRGLSDVFGPNSQPSEEDLYDFWCGACHKEGYKSMAALLGYIGERSLHNTRWRKALQDSIAPIHVIYGPADPVNPSGFIDFYKREIVNGSIDVLVEGVGHYPQWEDSETVTKLYLQFVASNL; translated from the exons ATGGCTGCTAAGTCATCCTGTCCAGCAATCACCATAACGATTGGCATTCTAGCTATTGCTTTTGCAACCTACATTGGCTGGGCGTGTCCTCCTCCATCACAAAGACTCAGAGAGTGGGTGAAAACTGACTCATCATATTTTACAACTCGAGGAAGAAAAATATTCTATAAAG acGCGTATGGAGAAGGCAAGCTTGAATTATCCGGAACAATTTTGCTTCTTCATGGATTTCCAACGATGAGCTTTGACTGGATAAAG ATGTGGCCAGCCCTGACTAAGAATTTTAACAGAGTAATTGCTGTAGACTTTCTTGGTTATGGCATGAGTGACAAGCCT aTCGGACATCACTATAGTTTGATAGAACAAGCAAATTTAGTCACAGATTTGTTAAAAATGTTGCAAGTGGATAGCTTCCACATACTGTCTCATGATTATGGTGACTCAGTTGCACAGGAGCTGTTGGCAAG ACACAACAATGGTGAAACAGCGTATGAAATCAGAAGTGCTTGCTTACTGAATGGAG GCATGTTCAAGGAAACAAACTTTCCTAGGCCAATACAAAACTTACTGACTGCATCACCGCTGGCTGGTGAcattctctctcttctctctaaCAGATATATATTTGGAAGGGG GCTATCAGATGTGTTTGGCCCAAATAGCCAGCCAAGTGAGGAAGACTTGTATGACTTTTGGTGCGGTGCTTGCCACAAAGAAGGCTACAAAAGCATGGCAGCGTTGTTGGGGTACATCGGTGAGAGGAGTCTACATAACACGAGATGGCGAAAAGCACTACAGGACAGCATTGCACCAATTCATGTCATCTATGGACCAGCAGACCCAGTCAACCCATCTGGTTTCATAGACTTTTACAA GCGAGAGATTGTGAACGGCAGCATAGATGTGCTAGTGGAAGGAGTTGGTCACTATCCTCAGTGGGAAGACAGCGAGACAGTCACTAAACTCTACCTTCAATTTGTAGCTTCAAATCTTTGA
- the LOC137403854 gene encoding mesoderm-specific transcript homolog protein-like isoform X2 translates to MSFDWIKMWPALTKNFNRVIAVDFLGYGMSDKPIGHHYSLIEQANLVTDLLKMLQVDSFHILSHDYGDSVAQELLARHNNGETAYEIRSACLLNGGMFKETNFPRPIQNLLTASPLAGDILSLLSNRYIFGRGLSDVFGPNSQPSEEDLYDFWCGACHKEGYKSMAALLGYIGERSLHNTRWRKALQDSIAPIHVIYGPADPVNPSGFIDFYKREIVNGSIDVLVEGVGHYPQWEDSETVTKLYLQFVASNL, encoded by the exons ATGAGCTTTGACTGGATAAAG ATGTGGCCAGCCCTGACTAAGAATTTTAACAGAGTAATTGCTGTAGACTTTCTTGGTTATGGCATGAGTGACAAGCCT aTCGGACATCACTATAGTTTGATAGAACAAGCAAATTTAGTCACAGATTTGTTAAAAATGTTGCAAGTGGATAGCTTCCACATACTGTCTCATGATTATGGTGACTCAGTTGCACAGGAGCTGTTGGCAAG ACACAACAATGGTGAAACAGCGTATGAAATCAGAAGTGCTTGCTTACTGAATGGAG GCATGTTCAAGGAAACAAACTTTCCTAGGCCAATACAAAACTTACTGACTGCATCACCGCTGGCTGGTGAcattctctctcttctctctaaCAGATATATATTTGGAAGGGG GCTATCAGATGTGTTTGGCCCAAATAGCCAGCCAAGTGAGGAAGACTTGTATGACTTTTGGTGCGGTGCTTGCCACAAAGAAGGCTACAAAAGCATGGCAGCGTTGTTGGGGTACATCGGTGAGAGGAGTCTACATAACACGAGATGGCGAAAAGCACTACAGGACAGCATTGCACCAATTCATGTCATCTATGGACCAGCAGACCCAGTCAACCCATCTGGTTTCATAGACTTTTACAA GCGAGAGATTGTGAACGGCAGCATAGATGTGCTAGTGGAAGGAGTTGGTCACTATCCTCAGTGGGAAGACAGCGAGACAGTCACTAAACTCTACCTTCAATTTGTAGCTTCAAATCTTTGA